Part of the Candidatus Limnocylindrales bacterium genome, AGCCGAGCTCGACGAGCTGGCCGGGAAGTATCAGGCGGGCAAGCCGTTCCCGCATCTCGCGTTCGAGAATTTCCTGTCTCCCGCTGCTGCCGGCGAAGTTGCGCGCGTGTTTCCGACCGAGCTCGACTCGCACTGGATCCGCTATCGCCACGTCAACGAGAACAAGGCGAGCACCGACCGGTGGGACGACTTCCCGCCGATCATCGCCGACGTGATCCGCGAGATGAATTCTCCGCGTTTCCTCGCACTGATCAGCCGCATGACCGGCATCGACGGGTTGCTTGCCGATCCGGAGATCGAAGGTGGAGGAATGCACCAGGCGTGGACCGGTGGGTTCCTCAACGTGCATACCGATTTCACGATGCACCGGCACAACCCGACGTGGCGGCGGCGCTGCAACCTGATCCTTTATTTCAACGACGACTGGGATCTTTCGTGGGGCGGAACCCTTCAGCTGTGGGACTTCGAGATGAACACCGTCAAGGCGACGGTGCCGTGCCTGCTGAACCATGCCGTGCTGTTCAACACTCCGAACGCTCTGCATGGCTTTCCCGATCCGCTGACCTGCCCGGACGATCGCAGCCGCAAGAGCCTGCAGTGGTACTACTACACCGTCGATGAGGCCGCCGACGCGCTGCCGGTCGCGACCACCTATTACGCCCGGCCGGTCGATCCGCCGATGAAGCGCCTGCTCGTGCGTCTCGACAACGTCGCGCTGCGCGCCTACGCATGGGTCAAGCGAAACCTCGGCCTGTCGGATACATTGGTAAGCCGCGTCATGTCGCTGTTTTCGCAGGGCAAGCATCACCATTGAGCCGCCCGTAACCCGGGCGGTCCGTGCCCCGGTGCACCACGGGTACCCATCAGCAACGGAGCCGAAAAAGCTCCCGCCGGGCCCTTTCGCACCTTGCCATCCGGGCTGCAGGCCGTCATAACCTCGGGACGCGGGAACCTCCCGCAACGAGATCCCGCGAGAATCCGCTGGATCATCGGATGGGGCGCCTCACTTTTGGGGCAGTCGGGGGCGCAGACGATCGCGGGCATCGAGCGGTACGCGCTTGGCGAGGGCCGGCAGGTTCTCGGCATCGGGCTCGTCTCTGCGGACTCTGCGCGAGGCCCGGACAAGACGCCGGAATGAGTTAGATCAGTCGGCGGCAGGGGACACGATGACTTCCGAATCCACGGCACGAGCTGACGACGACACCGGCGCCGGTCCTGCAGGCGAGCAGCCGCTGTTCGACTACGCCCGATGGGAGGCCCAGCTTCCCGAGCTCACCCGCCGCTACGATAACGACCATCCGTTTCCCCACATCATTCTCGAAAACCTGATCTCGCCTGAGATCGCGAAGCGCGCCGTCGAAGATTTCCCGTCGGCCGATTCGGGAGAATGGATCCAGTACCGGCACGTGAGCGAGAAGAAGCTCGGCCAGAACAAGCGCGAGTGCATCCCGCCGCTGCACCTTTCCATCATCGACGAGTTCAACAGCCCGCGCTTCCTCGCCTTCCTCAGCAAGCTGACCGGCATCGAAGGGCTGGTTCCGGATCCGGGGCTCGAGGGCGGCGGGCTTCATCAGATTCCGCGTCTCGGCTTTCTCAACATCCACGCCGATTTCACCGCGCACGTCCACCAGCCGCTGTGGGCCCGGCGAGTGAACCTGCTGCTGTACCTGAACCCGGACTGGAAAGAAGAGTACGGCGGCCACCTCGAGCTGTGGGACCGCAAGATGAAGGGCTGCACCGAGAAGGTGCTGCCGGTGCTGAACCGCTGCGTGATCTTCAGCACCAATTCGGATTCGTTCCACGGACATCCCGATCCGCTGACCTGTCCGGTCGGACGCACGCGCAAGTCGCTGGCGCTGTACTACTACACGGTCGAAGCCGTCGAGCCGGAACGACACTCGACGGATTACAGGGCGCGGCCGCAGGACAGCCGCGCGCGCGCTGCGTTCATCTGGCTCGACAAGAAAGCGCTGCGCGCGTACGACTTCGTCAAGCGGCGGCTCGGCATCGACGATCGGTTCGTCAGCCGTATTCTGCGGCGCTTCTCGAAGTAAGCCTGAAGTTCCCTCGTCACCGCAGAAGCACCGCACATCATGAACGTTTCATCGGAGCCGCTGCAACGGCGCGCACTGGCATTGGAACCGGAGCGCGAGTTGCGCTGCCCACCTGTCGCCTGATAGCCATCGCAGATGCTCGTCCGCACACTTCTTCTGCTTGTCATCTTCTTCCTGTCCGGCGCCGCCGGGCTCGTCTACGAGGTGCTTTGGACGAGGCAGCTCTCTCTGATCTTCGGCGTGACGACCTATGCCGTCTCGACAGTGCTGGCGGCGTTCATGGGCGGACTGGCTCTCGGCAGCTACCTGATGGGCCGGAAAGTCGACGCCGTGCGACGGCCGCTCTACCTGTACGCGATGCTGGAGCTCGGCATCGGCCTGTACGCGCTGGTCGCGCCGGAGCTGCTCGCCGCGCTGCGTCCCCTGCATATCGCGATCTCGCATCTCGGCCTGTCGTACACGGTGTTCTCGCTGATTCGCGCGCTGCTTGCGGCCATGGTGTTCCTGCTCCCGACCGCGCTGATGGGCGGAACGTTCACGCTGCTGGTCAAGCACTGGGTGAACGAGCGGAGAGATCTCGCCGAAGGAGCGGGCATCCTTTATCTGGTCAACACGGCCGGAGCGCTGGCCGGTTGCGGGCTCTGCGGCTTTTTCCTGATCGAGCATCTCGGAATCACCGGCACCAACCGTCTTGCCGCCGCGACCAACGTCATGCTTGCGATCGCCGCCGCTGCGCTCGCCCGCAGTGCCCCCGAGGCGACGAAACCCATTCATGAGACCGCCAATCCTGCACCAGCGCTTCGCCTCTCCGATGCGACTGCAGGCCTGGTCCTGCTGAGCGCGGGCCTGGCAGGATTCGTATCGCTCGCGGCCGAAGTGCTCTGGACCCGGGCGCTGCTGCGCTACCTTTACAATTCGACCTACGCGTTCACGGCGATGCTCGTGACGTTCCTGCTCGGCATCGCGCTCGGCAGCGCGGCGTATGCCGCGTTCCTGTCGCGAAGCCGGCGGCCGCTTTGGATGCTCGCCGCGTTCCAGGCGGGGCTCGGGCTCAGCCTGGCTGCAGCCGTGCTGATGTTCCCGAGACTCGGCGATCTCGGCAGCTGGCTGTTCGGCACCGACATCGTGACGTCGTTTGCGCGCTCGCTCACGACGATGTTCGTGCGCGCCGCGATCGTGCTGCTGCCGCCGGCGATCTTTCTCGGCGCATTGTTTCCGCTCGGAGCAACGCTGTACGCGAGCGGGCGCCGCGACGTCGGTCAGGCAATCGGCCGGCTCTACGCGGTCAATACGCTCGGCGCGATCCTCGGATCGATCGGCTGCGCATTCGTGCTGATCCCGGTGTTCGGAATGTGGGGCACGCACAAGCTGCTCGTCCTTCTGAGCCTTTCGTGCGCCGGAGCGCTGGCGGTAGCCGCCATCGAAGGCACCACGCGACGTGCGGGCGTCGCCGTTGCGACCGCCGCGCTGGTCGCGACCGCACTCCTCGCCGCGCCGGCCGACATCTTCCGCAGCACGTTCCTGCCGTACAAGGCCCAGAAGCTGGTGTTCTACGAAGAAGGCGCCACCGACACGGTCGGCGTCGCCGAGAGCTTCGGCCAGCGTGCGATCGTCTACGAGGACCAGCGCGGAACGGCCGCAACCTCGAGCTACGGAGTAAACCTGTTTCTCGGCCACCTGCCGATGCTGCTGCATCCCGGCACTCCGCGCCGCGTCCTGCACATCTGCTTCGGCGTCGGCAACAGCCTGTCGGCGGTGGCATCGCACCAGGAGCTCGAGCGCGTCGACAACGTCGAGCTCAGTCCGCACGTGCTCGAGGCCGGGCCGCTGTTCTGGAGCAACGACAACGTGCTTCAAAAACCCAAGGTCCGCACCATCATCGACGACGGACGGAACTACCTGATGACCACGTCGGAAGTCTACGACGT contains:
- a CDS encoding 2OG-Fe(II) oxygenase; this encodes MTSESTARADDDTGAGPAGEQPLFDYARWEAQLPELTRRYDNDHPFPHIILENLISPEIAKRAVEDFPSADSGEWIQYRHVSEKKLGQNKRECIPPLHLSIIDEFNSPRFLAFLSKLTGIEGLVPDPGLEGGGLHQIPRLGFLNIHADFTAHVHQPLWARRVNLLLYLNPDWKEEYGGHLELWDRKMKGCTEKVLPVLNRCVIFSTNSDSFHGHPDPLTCPVGRTRKSLALYYYTVEAVEPERHSTDYRARPQDSRARAAFIWLDKKALRAYDFVKRRLGIDDRFVSRILRRFSK
- a CDS encoding 2OG-Fe(II) oxygenase, coding for MNANANATATADRQTRLELFDYDRYEAELDELAGKYQAGKPFPHLAFENFLSPAAAGEVARVFPTELDSHWIRYRHVNENKASTDRWDDFPPIIADVIREMNSPRFLALISRMTGIDGLLADPEIEGGGMHQAWTGGFLNVHTDFTMHRHNPTWRRRCNLILYFNDDWDLSWGGTLQLWDFEMNTVKATVPCLLNHAVLFNTPNALHGFPDPLTCPDDRSRKSLQWYYYTVDEAADALPVATTYYARPVDPPMKRLLVRLDNVALRAYAWVKRNLGLSDTLVSRVMSLFSQGKHHH
- a CDS encoding fused MFS/spermidine synthase encodes the protein MLVRTLLLLVIFFLSGAAGLVYEVLWTRQLSLIFGVTTYAVSTVLAAFMGGLALGSYLMGRKVDAVRRPLYLYAMLELGIGLYALVAPELLAALRPLHIAISHLGLSYTVFSLIRALLAAMVFLLPTALMGGTFTLLVKHWVNERRDLAEGAGILYLVNTAGALAGCGLCGFFLIEHLGITGTNRLAAATNVMLAIAAAALARSAPEATKPIHETANPAPALRLSDATAGLVLLSAGLAGFVSLAAEVLWTRALLRYLYNSTYAFTAMLVTFLLGIALGSAAYAAFLSRSRRPLWMLAAFQAGLGLSLAAAVLMFPRLGDLGSWLFGTDIVTSFARSLTTMFVRAAIVLLPPAIFLGALFPLGATLYASGRRDVGQAIGRLYAVNTLGAILGSIGCAFVLIPVFGMWGTHKLLVLLSLSCAGALAVAAIEGTTRRAGVAVATAALVATALLAAPADIFRSTFLPYKAQKLVFYEEGATDTVGVAESFGQRAIVYEDQRGTAATSSYGVNLFLGHLPMLLHPGTPRRVLHICFGVGNSLSAVASHQELERVDNVELSPHVLEAGPLFWSNDNVLQKPKVRTIIDDGRNYLMTTSEVYDVILLEPPETFTAGVINLYTTEFYRDALAHLAPDGIIMQWIPTANAPLDDERRLFRAFSDEIPHVSMWWLLRSGCALLIGGREPLRIDYQRLKQRFAEPRVAQDMALSQVRDVDHLLSFFRFDEAAFADFVRGAAPTTDDRTVLDFSMPRYGGSGFGLGQFNIKVLDNGRNPFGFVMQREQEYRALARPVTPYLTNLGGESPEAIAARIAERAKIPIEPRRFSESDWKKIRTGELVLPNPSAPTS